One window from the genome of Hyalangium minutum encodes:
- a CDS encoding transglutaminase-like domain-containing protein: MTRSRLPAPLLGLAVALLSAVPALAQAPAPAARTATQAKKAEVSDVLKTPRPAGGEWLGLYLMDKKVGYFFTDLSLVPGRTDQVRAINELVFKATVGSKLSERVHREERIYEAKPRGKLLSFVVEQRGDGGEQRLEGTQTPTGLRVVRKRPGLPDEALTVKASPETVEDADQARVAIYRKTKVEGTITDGTDLESYKVTTTMEPAEERMVRGVKVRLSKAQTISEKEKVPVVAYVTDEGEMVEVDFGQTMKARAESEAVAKRMDVVEVFGLTRIVLPKQLPAEARSVPGRAVMVMTGLPEKFQQDTYRQKYVKLPEGRVEVTLLADVPKPANLKPLPVADPEGGENLKSTIIVESDNAEIRKLAKKLTGTEKDAYAVAKKIVGWVATNLEKDYGASADRASDVLRQKKGDCTEHSLLTVALLRAAGIPSRRVDGVVYMVNEDGVPAFYWHEWVEAYVGEWTQMDPTFNQLVADASHFGVGQEGNAEITPLIGQLKVVEVRDRPTGR; encoded by the coding sequence ATGACCCGTTCACGCCTCCCTGCTCCCTTGCTGGGCCTGGCCGTCGCGCTGCTGAGCGCGGTGCCGGCGCTGGCCCAGGCTCCTGCTCCTGCTGCTCGCACCGCCACCCAGGCCAAGAAGGCCGAGGTGTCCGATGTGCTGAAGACGCCGCGCCCCGCGGGCGGCGAGTGGCTGGGGCTGTACCTCATGGACAAGAAGGTGGGGTACTTCTTCACGGACCTGTCGTTGGTGCCGGGGCGCACGGACCAGGTGCGCGCCATCAACGAGCTGGTCTTCAAGGCCACCGTGGGCAGCAAGCTCTCGGAGCGCGTGCACCGCGAGGAGCGCATCTACGAGGCGAAGCCCCGGGGCAAGCTGCTGTCCTTCGTGGTGGAGCAGCGAGGCGACGGCGGTGAGCAGCGGCTGGAGGGCACGCAGACGCCCACGGGGCTGCGCGTGGTGCGCAAGCGTCCGGGACTGCCGGACGAGGCGCTCACGGTGAAGGCCAGCCCCGAGACGGTGGAGGACGCGGACCAGGCGCGCGTGGCCATCTATCGGAAGACGAAGGTGGAGGGGACCATCACGGATGGGACGGACCTGGAGAGCTACAAGGTCACCACGACGATGGAGCCGGCCGAGGAGCGGATGGTGCGCGGGGTGAAGGTGCGGCTGAGCAAGGCGCAGACGATCTCGGAGAAGGAGAAGGTGCCTGTGGTGGCCTACGTCACGGACGAGGGCGAGATGGTGGAGGTGGACTTCGGGCAGACGATGAAGGCGCGCGCGGAGTCCGAGGCGGTGGCCAAGCGGATGGACGTGGTGGAGGTGTTCGGGCTCACGCGCATCGTCCTGCCGAAGCAGTTGCCGGCGGAGGCGCGCTCGGTGCCGGGCCGGGCGGTGATGGTGATGACAGGGCTGCCGGAGAAGTTCCAGCAGGACACGTACCGGCAGAAGTACGTGAAGCTGCCGGAGGGTCGCGTGGAGGTGACGCTGCTGGCGGACGTGCCGAAGCCGGCGAACCTCAAGCCGCTGCCGGTGGCGGATCCCGAGGGCGGAGAGAACCTCAAGTCGACGATCATCGTGGAGAGCGACAACGCGGAGATCCGCAAGCTGGCGAAGAAGCTGACGGGGACGGAGAAGGACGCGTACGCGGTGGCGAAGAAGATCGTCGGCTGGGTGGCGACGAACCTGGAGAAGGACTACGGGGCGAGCGCGGATCGGGCCTCGGATGTGCTGCGGCAGAAGAAGGGCGACTGCACGGAGCACTCGCTGCTGACGGTGGCGCTGCTGCGCGCGGCGGGCATCCCGTCGCGGCGGGTGGACGGGGTGGTGTACATGGTGAACGAGGACGGGGTGCCCGCGTTCTACTGGCACGAGTGGGTCGAGGCGTACGTGGGCGAGTGGACGCAGATGGACCCGACGTTCAACCAGCTGGTGGCGGACGCCTCGCACTTCGGCGTGGGCCAGGAGGGCAACGCGGAGATCACCCCACTGATTGGCCAGCTCAAGGTGGTGGAGGTCCGAGACAGGCCTACGGGGCGGTGA
- a CDS encoding RNA polymerase sigma factor: MGSPTDEELMERFCHGEHDAFEALFARHAGRVRGFLARMVRDGPLAEDLLQTTFLSVIRARGRYEPGMRFAPWLLTIAANAARDSLRHHRHAEAFSKERPFDAGAVAPDVGDPGLRKQLEEALQQLPTDQREAVILSKVEGWSFDEIAALQGGSVGAARLRAHRGYERLRALLGGLVEV; encoded by the coding sequence ATGGGGAGCCCTACGGACGAAGAGCTCATGGAACGGTTCTGCCACGGTGAACATGACGCGTTCGAGGCCCTCTTCGCCCGGCATGCCGGGCGGGTCCGAGGGTTCCTGGCGCGCATGGTGCGAGATGGCCCGCTGGCCGAGGACCTGCTGCAGACGACCTTCCTGTCGGTGATTCGGGCACGGGGCCGCTACGAGCCGGGGATGCGGTTCGCGCCTTGGCTGCTGACGATCGCGGCGAACGCGGCGCGGGACTCGTTGCGGCACCACCGGCACGCCGAGGCGTTCTCGAAGGAGCGCCCGTTCGATGCGGGAGCGGTGGCGCCGGACGTGGGAGATCCCGGCCTGCGCAAGCAGCTGGAGGAGGCACTGCAGCAACTGCCTACGGATCAGCGGGAGGCGGTCATCCTCAGCAAGGTGGAGGGCTGGTCGTTCGATGAGATCGCCGCGCTTCAGGGCGGCAGCGTGGGCGCGGCGCGGCTCCGGGCCCACCGGGGTTACGAGAGGCTCCGGGCCTTGCTGGGCGGGCTGGTGGAGGTCTGA
- a CDS encoding DUF4241 domain-containing protein, which translates to MSVSVASSDLLTAFEDSRVLLDRGRPVAVSTHHVGTLVLTSGRVVACNPLTLPSRPLPRAHLLALLALDHREPFSRTVRPGRYPVVLSIIRTGRGRERSAQEAIAMAMVRFEDERPVRWEMAARGERSPSALRPNERYGYRADPDITAFLDADVVERVSEKSRQFVETFTEGATPSWSSTVLTLDSKSGANVVAFSSGTLAPASLGYSAYCSWWGLAEDGRPVCLVTDLQHLDLPRPAFPDDAEARLSRVRELMGHLRYGDAEMRGRALREIGSYGGEANEAVGVLIGRILAPESDPAEREYAAAAMARICAEAPEQVELIARALGSGVKGEPLAALLRAVGSIGICSRDPQRFQPVAERILTVLIQRFEDGDRNILAAIKGFVWDLGEHRPEAWELLVRLLRTGDLELRVSAASRLSHSRLRQHHEAALESLANVLIDESMELELRVAAANSLNEFPWLSSTARTALWHAASSKESLLAWYARDLLRHHA; encoded by the coding sequence ATGAGTGTGAGTGTCGCTTCGAGTGACCTGCTGACCGCGTTTGAAGACAGCAGGGTGCTGCTCGACCGCGGCAGACCTGTTGCAGTCTCCACTCACCACGTGGGCACGTTGGTTTTGACCAGTGGGCGCGTGGTGGCATGCAACCCGCTCACTCTGCCGTCGCGTCCGCTGCCTCGGGCTCACCTGCTGGCGCTGCTCGCGCTGGACCACCGCGAGCCGTTCTCCCGCACCGTGCGCCCAGGCCGCTACCCCGTGGTGCTCAGCATCATCCGGACGGGGCGTGGGCGCGAGCGCAGTGCTCAAGAGGCCATCGCCATGGCCATGGTCCGCTTCGAGGACGAGCGCCCGGTGCGCTGGGAGATGGCGGCGCGCGGCGAGCGCAGCCCGAGCGCGCTGCGCCCCAATGAGCGCTATGGCTACAGGGCCGACCCGGACATCACCGCGTTCCTCGATGCGGATGTGGTGGAGCGGGTCTCGGAGAAGAGCCGTCAGTTCGTGGAGACCTTCACGGAGGGCGCGACGCCCTCATGGTCGAGCACCGTGCTGACGCTGGACTCGAAGTCCGGCGCCAACGTGGTGGCCTTCTCTTCTGGCACGCTCGCTCCGGCCTCGCTGGGCTACAGCGCCTACTGCTCATGGTGGGGGCTGGCCGAGGACGGCCGTCCGGTGTGCCTCGTCACGGACCTCCAGCACCTGGACCTGCCGCGACCGGCGTTCCCGGATGACGCGGAGGCCCGGCTGTCGCGCGTGCGCGAGCTGATGGGGCACCTGCGCTACGGCGACGCGGAGATGCGGGGCCGGGCGCTGCGCGAGATTGGGAGTTACGGCGGCGAGGCGAACGAGGCCGTGGGCGTCCTCATTGGGCGCATCCTGGCTCCGGAGAGTGATCCCGCCGAGCGGGAGTACGCGGCCGCCGCCATGGCGCGCATCTGCGCGGAGGCTCCGGAGCAGGTGGAGCTGATCGCGAGGGCGCTGGGTTCGGGTGTGAAGGGAGAACCTCTGGCGGCGCTGCTGCGCGCGGTGGGGAGCATCGGCATCTGCTCGAGGGATCCGCAGCGCTTCCAGCCCGTCGCCGAGCGCATCCTCACCGTGCTCATTCAGCGGTTCGAGGACGGTGACCGGAACATCCTGGCCGCCATCAAGGGGTTCGTGTGGGATCTCGGTGAGCACCGCCCCGAGGCGTGGGAGCTGCTCGTCCGGCTGCTGCGCACGGGGGACCTGGAGCTGCGGGTGTCCGCGGCGTCGCGGCTGAGCCACTCGCGCTTGCGGCAGCATCACGAAGCTGCGCTCGAGTCGCTAGCAAACGTCCTTATCGACGAGTCCATGGAGCTGGAGCTGCGGGTTGCGGCGGCCAACTCCCTGAATGAGTTCCCGTGGCTCTCGTCGACGGCGCGCACGGCGCTATGGCACGCGGCCTCCAGCAAGGAGTCGCTGCTGGCGTGGTACGCGCGCGACTTGCTGCGCCACCACGCCTGA
- a CDS encoding thioredoxin domain-containing protein, giving the protein MAHPSSPSGVSNRLAREPSPYLRQHATNPVDWYPWGEEALARARAENKPILLSVGYSACHWCHVMAHESFEDPAIARLMNDWFINIKVDREERPDLDQIYQGVVQLMNQGGGWPLTVFLTPDLKPFYGGTYFPPQDKYGRPGFPRLLEALHDAWEKEHDKLLDQAESFHEGLGELAAYGLDAAPAVLTAADVVKMGERMLRGVDPVNGGFGGAPKFPNPMDVSFLLRAWRRGGTVALREAVMRTLERMALGGIYDQLGGGFHRYSVDERWLVPHFEKMLYDNAQLLHLYSEAEQVEPRPLWRKVVEETVEYVRREMTDARGGFYAAQDADSEGVEGKFFVWKMEDLASLPLEQADLLMRHFRITPQGNFEHSGATVLEVVVPVAGLAQERGMPVEHVERELAAARRALFELREQRVKPSRDDKLLAGWNGLMIRGLAFASRVFGRPEWARLAANAADFVLSKMWDGTRLVRSYEEGGSRIDAFLEDYGDLAAGLTSLYQATFEVKYLEAAVALVRRAVALFWDEEKQAYLSAPKGQKDLVVATYSLFDNAFPSGASTLTEAQVALAALTGDKAWLELPERYISRMRQPLEENPMGYGHLAFVADTFLDGASGVTFSGTREQVAPLLAAANRVFAPTIAFTWKDPGNAVPPLLREIFEAREPVNGRGAAYVCRGFSCERPLTDPEALIQRLQAARSP; this is encoded by the coding sequence ATGGCCCACCCGTCTTCTCCGTCCGGCGTGAGCAACCGTCTCGCGCGCGAGCCCTCGCCCTACTTGCGTCAGCACGCCACCAACCCCGTGGACTGGTACCCCTGGGGAGAGGAGGCACTCGCGCGGGCCCGGGCCGAGAACAAGCCCATCCTGCTGTCCGTGGGCTACTCCGCGTGCCACTGGTGCCATGTCATGGCCCACGAGTCCTTCGAGGACCCAGCCATCGCGCGGCTGATGAACGACTGGTTCATCAACATCAAAGTGGACCGGGAAGAGCGGCCGGACCTGGATCAGATCTACCAGGGCGTGGTGCAGCTCATGAACCAGGGAGGCGGCTGGCCGCTCACGGTGTTCCTCACGCCGGACCTGAAGCCTTTCTATGGAGGGACCTACTTCCCGCCGCAGGACAAGTACGGGCGGCCCGGCTTCCCCCGGTTGCTGGAAGCGCTCCACGACGCATGGGAGAAGGAGCACGACAAGCTGCTCGATCAGGCGGAGAGCTTCCACGAGGGACTGGGCGAACTGGCTGCGTACGGCCTGGACGCGGCTCCGGCGGTGCTCACCGCGGCGGACGTGGTGAAGATGGGCGAGCGCATGCTCCGCGGCGTGGATCCGGTGAACGGCGGCTTCGGCGGGGCTCCCAAGTTCCCCAATCCCATGGACGTGTCCTTCCTGCTGCGCGCGTGGCGTCGCGGCGGGACCGTGGCGCTTCGGGAAGCAGTGATGCGGACGCTGGAGCGGATGGCGCTGGGCGGCATCTATGACCAGCTCGGGGGCGGCTTCCACCGGTACTCGGTGGACGAGCGGTGGCTGGTGCCGCACTTCGAGAAGATGCTCTACGACAACGCCCAGCTCCTCCATTTGTACTCGGAGGCGGAGCAGGTGGAGCCCCGGCCGCTCTGGCGCAAGGTGGTGGAGGAGACGGTGGAGTACGTGCGCCGAGAGATGACGGACGCGCGCGGTGGCTTCTACGCCGCCCAGGACGCCGACAGCGAGGGCGTCGAGGGCAAGTTCTTCGTCTGGAAGATGGAAGATCTGGCCTCGCTTCCTCTCGAGCAGGCGGACCTGCTGATGCGCCACTTCCGCATCACTCCTCAGGGGAACTTCGAGCACAGCGGGGCCACGGTGCTGGAGGTGGTTGTCCCCGTGGCAGGGCTCGCTCAGGAGCGCGGCATGCCCGTAGAGCACGTGGAGCGGGAGCTGGCTGCCGCCCGCCGAGCCCTCTTCGAGCTGCGCGAGCAGCGCGTGAAGCCAAGCCGGGATGACAAGCTGCTCGCGGGCTGGAACGGGCTGATGATCCGGGGACTGGCGTTCGCCTCGCGCGTCTTTGGGCGTCCAGAATGGGCGCGGCTCGCGGCGAACGCGGCGGACTTCGTGCTCTCCAAGATGTGGGACGGGACGCGGCTGGTGCGCTCCTATGAGGAGGGTGGCAGCCGCATCGATGCCTTCCTGGAGGACTATGGAGATCTGGCGGCGGGCCTCACCTCGCTCTACCAGGCCACCTTCGAGGTGAAGTACCTGGAGGCCGCCGTGGCACTGGTCCGGCGCGCCGTGGCCCTCTTCTGGGACGAGGAGAAGCAGGCGTACCTCTCTGCGCCCAAAGGCCAGAAGGATCTGGTGGTGGCCACCTACTCGCTCTTCGACAACGCCTTCCCCTCGGGAGCTTCCACGCTGACCGAGGCGCAGGTGGCGCTTGCCGCGCTCACCGGGGACAAGGCCTGGCTGGAGCTGCCCGAGCGTTACATCTCCCGCATGCGCCAACCGCTCGAGGAGAACCCGATGGGCTACGGGCACCTGGCTTTCGTAGCGGACACGTTCCTCGATGGAGCCTCGGGCGTCACGTTCTCGGGGACACGGGAGCAGGTGGCGCCACTCCTGGCTGCCGCAAACCGTGTCTTCGCGCCCACCATCGCGTTCACCTGGAAGGATCCGGGCAACGCTGTCCCTCCGCTGCTCCGAGAGATCTTCGAGGCACGCGAGCCGGTCAATGGCCGGGGCGCCGCGTACGTCTGCCGCGGTTTCTCCTGCGAGCGCCCGCTGACGGATCCGGAGGCGCTGATCCAACGGCTCCAGGCGGCACGTTCCCCCTGA
- a CDS encoding ArnT family glycosyltransferase: protein MAVPTAQSDSRNLCLVLLVLGAAVRLALALGTDTYFDEAYYWQWARHLAWGYFDHPPLIAWLIAAVDIRPAALLCGAGTVAAVWGLARDVHGSREAAWRAAALWSVVPVAVLAGVWATPDSPLLLFWTLALWALWRERWVLAGLASGLALLSKYPAVLIAVAFLATAVRMRRLPAGVWVTALLGVLLFLPVVLWNAHREWVGFAFQLRHGLGGTGGLASFAEFLGGQLALGGPVLLPLTLVYAVRGPREQFLLRVAAVIPLLFFGYAALRTRGEANWPAAAYIAACVGVAGMRPGWFRAAAFSGVAIVLAVGSHLLFPVLRFERDVPLARTHGWDVLSALAEPARLFPGTDGRQAAVVYAPSYQLASQAAREAGVAVDTAGGGRKSQYDLWPRPEVAPGQDALWYSEGAEPPEELRQRFTSVEGPVELPADFRGRRVHTFRVWLLRGAR from the coding sequence GTGGCCGTTCCCACTGCCCAGTCCGATTCCCGGAACCTCTGCCTCGTCCTGCTCGTGCTGGGCGCGGCGGTGCGGCTCGCGCTCGCGCTGGGCACGGACACCTATTTCGACGAGGCCTACTACTGGCAGTGGGCGCGGCACCTCGCGTGGGGCTACTTCGATCACCCACCGCTCATTGCCTGGCTGATCGCCGCCGTGGACATCCGGCCCGCGGCACTGCTGTGCGGAGCGGGCACGGTGGCCGCGGTGTGGGGCCTCGCGAGAGATGTGCACGGCAGCCGCGAGGCCGCCTGGCGCGCGGCGGCGCTGTGGAGCGTGGTGCCGGTGGCCGTGCTGGCCGGAGTGTGGGCCACGCCGGACTCGCCCCTGCTGCTGTTCTGGACGCTGGCGCTGTGGGCGCTCTGGCGCGAGCGGTGGGTGCTGGCGGGGCTGGCCTCGGGGCTCGCGCTGCTGTCGAAGTACCCGGCTGTGTTGATCGCGGTGGCCTTCCTCGCCACGGCCGTGCGCATGCGGCGGCTGCCCGCTGGAGTATGGGTGACGGCGCTGCTGGGCGTCCTCCTCTTCCTCCCTGTCGTGCTGTGGAACGCGCACCGGGAATGGGTGGGCTTCGCCTTCCAGCTCCGGCATGGGCTGGGCGGCACGGGCGGGCTCGCGTCCTTCGCCGAGTTCCTGGGCGGACAACTGGCGCTCGGAGGCCCTGTGCTGTTGCCGCTCACCCTGGTGTACGCCGTGCGCGGTCCGCGCGAGCAATTCCTCCTCCGGGTTGCAGCGGTCATCCCCCTGCTCTTCTTCGGTTACGCGGCGCTCCGCACCCGCGGTGAAGCGAACTGGCCCGCGGCGGCCTACATCGCGGCCTGTGTGGGCGTTGCGGGCATGCGCCCCGGGTGGTTTCGGGCAGCGGCCTTCAGTGGTGTGGCCATCGTGCTGGCGGTGGGCTCGCACCTGCTGTTCCCCGTGCTGCGCTTCGAGCGGGACGTGCCGCTGGCGCGCACCCACGGCTGGGACGTCCTCTCCGCCCTCGCCGAGCCCGCGCGGCTCTTCCCAGGTACGGACGGCCGGCAGGCCGCCGTCGTCTACGCCCCGAGCTACCAGCTCGCTTCACAGGCCGCGCGCGAGGCCGGCGTAGCGGTGGACACGGCAGGCGGTGGGCGAAAGAGCCAGTACGACTTGTGGCCCAGGCCCGAGGTGGCGCCCGGACAGGACGCCCTCTGGTACTCCGAGGGCGCGGAGCCTCCCGAGGAGCTGCGTCAGCGCTTCACCTCGGTGGAAGGCCCGGTCGAGCTGCCTGCGGACTTCCGAGGCCGCCGGGTTCACACCTTCCGGGTCTGGCTCCTCCGAGGCGCCCGCTGA
- a CDS encoding AAA domain-containing protein has translation MPRDVSFFDQLGRLLAMERDAERARSVALAQSMTLHERAEHGLSVLDLETLEEEVGLGGRILLTLARADRAPFPSPLNNGDLVAVMPRRAEVKEPARALVSRATRTRIQLAFDRSPPPFINEGLLRLDVVPNDVTYERVRAGLERVKSLDKGAERRKREVLLGNEPPRFDKPKELEPTRPLNPEQADAVTRALAAEDFFLVHGPPGTGKSTVLAELAAQAVARGERLLCTAASNAAVDHLLELCLDKGLRAIRVGHPARVAARLQQHTLDIIVEEHPDRVLSRELFDEAFDLFGYARRQRTQGRSRERFSNARSSTTEAKQLMDEARSLERKAVRAVLERAEVVCVTLASLQSGLLSHEEFNLALIDEATQATEPLTLLGFIRAPKVVLAGDPKQLPPTILSQEAAKAGLAVSLFERLLQDHGEGVKRMLREQYRMNARIMEFPSQEMYGGELRAHPSVADRTLAEVLSPGAQVDAPPVLFLDTAGKGFEEQVEESTRSLFNTGEADLIVARVKELLAAGLSPREVAVITPYSAQAFQLRERVEALSPDVEVDTVDAFQGREKDAILVTLTRSNSEGQLGFLTDLRRMNVALTRPRRHLFVVGDSATLSGNAFYARFIERTQNEGGYRSAWEWPEP, from the coding sequence ATGCCTCGCGACGTCTCCTTCTTCGATCAGCTGGGCCGGCTCCTCGCCATGGAGCGGGATGCCGAGCGCGCCCGCTCCGTCGCCCTCGCCCAGAGCATGACCCTGCACGAGCGCGCTGAGCACGGCCTGTCCGTGCTCGACCTGGAGACCCTCGAAGAGGAGGTGGGCCTCGGCGGACGCATCCTGCTCACCCTGGCCCGCGCCGACCGTGCGCCCTTCCCCTCGCCGCTCAACAATGGCGACCTCGTGGCCGTCATGCCTCGCCGCGCCGAGGTGAAGGAGCCCGCCCGAGCCCTCGTCTCGCGTGCCACCCGCACCCGCATCCAGTTGGCCTTCGATCGCTCCCCGCCTCCTTTCATCAACGAGGGCCTGCTGCGCCTGGACGTCGTCCCCAATGACGTCACCTATGAGCGCGTGCGCGCCGGGCTGGAGCGCGTGAAGTCGCTCGACAAGGGCGCCGAGCGCCGCAAGCGGGAGGTCCTCCTCGGCAACGAGCCTCCACGCTTTGACAAGCCCAAGGAGCTCGAGCCCACCCGCCCCCTCAACCCCGAGCAGGCCGACGCCGTGACACGCGCGCTGGCCGCCGAGGACTTCTTCCTCGTCCACGGCCCTCCGGGCACCGGCAAGAGCACCGTGCTCGCGGAGCTCGCCGCTCAGGCCGTGGCGCGCGGAGAGCGCCTCTTGTGCACCGCCGCCAGCAACGCCGCCGTGGACCACCTGCTGGAGCTGTGCCTGGACAAGGGTCTGCGGGCCATCCGCGTGGGACATCCCGCGCGCGTGGCCGCCCGGCTCCAGCAGCACACGTTGGACATCATCGTGGAGGAGCATCCGGACCGCGTCCTCTCACGCGAGCTGTTCGACGAGGCCTTCGACTTGTTTGGCTACGCCCGCCGCCAGCGCACCCAGGGCCGCAGCCGCGAGCGCTTCTCCAACGCCCGCTCCTCCACCACCGAGGCCAAGCAGCTCATGGACGAGGCCCGCAGCCTGGAGCGCAAGGCCGTGCGCGCCGTGCTCGAGCGCGCCGAGGTCGTCTGCGTCACCCTGGCCAGCCTCCAGTCCGGCCTGCTCTCCCATGAGGAGTTCAACCTCGCCCTCATCGACGAGGCCACCCAGGCCACCGAGCCCCTCACGCTGCTCGGCTTCATCCGCGCGCCCAAGGTGGTGCTCGCCGGAGACCCGAAACAGCTCCCGCCCACGATTCTCTCGCAAGAGGCAGCGAAGGCAGGCCTGGCGGTGAGCCTCTTCGAGCGCCTCCTCCAGGACCACGGCGAGGGCGTGAAGCGGATGCTGCGCGAGCAGTACCGGATGAACGCGCGCATCATGGAGTTCCCCTCGCAGGAGATGTACGGCGGTGAGCTGCGCGCCCACCCGAGCGTGGCGGACCGCACGCTCGCGGAGGTGCTCTCTCCCGGCGCCCAAGTGGACGCCCCCCCCGTCCTCTTCCTCGACACCGCCGGCAAGGGCTTCGAGGAGCAGGTGGAGGAAAGCACCCGGAGCCTCTTCAACACCGGTGAGGCGGACCTCATCGTCGCGCGGGTGAAGGAGCTACTGGCCGCAGGGCTCTCGCCGCGCGAGGTGGCCGTCATCACTCCTTATAGTGCGCAGGCCTTCCAGCTCCGCGAGCGCGTGGAAGCCCTCTCGCCGGACGTCGAGGTGGACACCGTGGATGCCTTCCAGGGCCGCGAGAAGGACGCCATCCTCGTCACCCTCACCCGCTCCAACTCCGAGGGCCAGCTCGGCTTCCTCACCGACTTGCGCCGCATGAACGTGGCCCTCACGCGCCCGCGGCGGCACCTCTTCGTCGTGGGAGATTCGGCCACCTTGAGCGGCAATGCCTTCTACGCCCGCTTCATCGAGCGCACCCAGAACGAGGGCGGCTACCGCTCCGCCTGGGAGTGGCCCGAGCCCTGA
- a CDS encoding alpha/beta fold hydrolase codes for MAPSFESFTVLSQAVAVQVRQRNPKGTPAVLFLHGWLDHSHSFDWMLEHLPDAWQLVLLDFRGMGRSEHAPLGAQYSFPDYLLDVEAVLDDLRLNEVHLVGHSLGGIVSTAYAAVRPARIKSLTLIESLGPSGGGPEKARERLQGFLDDSHRPPHRKRYGTMEEAAARLRESNPTLTEAASLHLAKHGTESYEGGYAFRFDPRHRRRFGHAYDEAQWLAISSAVTCPVQLIHGSQGYVLSDTQASARKAALRIARPLTLSGGHHVHMEQPEAVARAIEYFIRGALERAAG; via the coding sequence GTGGCCCCATCCTTCGAGTCCTTCACCGTTCTCTCCCAGGCCGTCGCCGTTCAAGTCCGTCAGCGCAACCCGAAGGGCACTCCCGCCGTCCTGTTCCTTCACGGGTGGCTGGACCATTCGCACTCCTTCGACTGGATGCTGGAGCACCTGCCGGACGCGTGGCAGCTCGTGCTGCTCGACTTCCGCGGCATGGGCCGCAGCGAGCACGCTCCGCTCGGCGCTCAGTACTCCTTCCCCGACTACCTCCTGGACGTGGAGGCCGTGCTGGATGATCTCCGCCTGAACGAGGTGCACCTCGTGGGGCACTCGCTGGGCGGCATCGTCAGCACGGCCTACGCGGCGGTGCGCCCCGCGCGCATCAAGAGCCTCACGCTGATCGAGAGCCTGGGCCCCTCGGGCGGCGGGCCGGAGAAGGCCCGGGAGCGGCTCCAGGGCTTCCTGGACGACTCGCACCGCCCGCCCCACCGCAAGCGCTATGGCACCATGGAGGAAGCCGCGGCGCGGCTGCGCGAGAGCAACCCCACGCTGACGGAGGCGGCCTCGCTCCACCTCGCCAAGCACGGTACCGAGAGCTACGAGGGGGGCTACGCCTTTCGGTTCGATCCCCGCCACCGGCGCCGCTTCGGCCACGCCTATGACGAGGCCCAGTGGCTCGCGATCTCCTCGGCTGTCACCTGCCCGGTGCAGCTGATCCACGGCAGCCAGGGGTATGTGCTGAGCGACACCCAGGCGTCCGCTCGCAAGGCTGCCCTGCGCATCGCCCGTCCCCTCACGCTGTCCGGTGGCCATCATGTCCACATGGAGCAGCCCGAGGCGGTGGCGCGTGCCATCGAGTACTTCATCCGCGGCGCCTTGGAGCGTGCAGCCGGGTAG